GAAAAAAATCAATAAGAAAACATTAAGCGCTACTTCGTAATGTTATGAAAATAATCAATTAACAAGGCGTTAAAAAAAGTTGCAATTGAAACGTAGTCATGCAAATCCAACCTTAAAATTTTCAATGCTTTATTGATATGGTTTTGAGCGGTATTAGGAGAGATTTTCATTATTTCAGCGATCTCAACGACGCTTTTTCCTTCAAATCTGCTCAACTTGAATGCTTCTCGGCATTTTTCAGGCAAATTTTGGACGCTTACTTCTATTCTATCATACAATTCTTCGAAATCCAATTGAACTTCTGTCGAATCAGGAGAGCTTATTTCTATCAACTCTCCTTCTCCGACCATAAGCTTGCTTTTTCCTTGTTGACTAAAATACCTAAAAACTTTATACTTCAATGAAGTACGCACATAGACTCCAAATGTCTTGGATATCATTATCTGATTTCTTTTTAACCACAATTCACTGAACAGCTCATGAAGAATATCCTCCGCATCATGCAAAGAACCTGTCATATGATAAGCTATTTTAAATAATTCATCCCAATATTTTTCATACAATGAGGTATAGGCAAGCTGATTCCCATGCCTGACCAATTCATAGAGTGCCTCATCAGAAAGATTAGCATTGTTTTCGCTCATATTCCTATTTTTCAGCAAAGGAATAAAATAGATCAAC
The Aureibacter tunicatorum DNA segment above includes these coding regions:
- a CDS encoding RNA polymerase sigma factor is translated as MSENNANLSDEALYELVRHGNQLAYTSLYEKYWDELFKIAYHMTGSLHDAEDILHELFSELWLKRNQIMISKTFGVYVRTSLKYKVFRYFSQQGKSKLMVGEGELIEISSPDSTEVQLDFEELYDRIEVSVQNLPEKCREAFKLSRFEGKSVVEIAEIMKISPNTAQNHINKALKILRLDLHDYVSIATFFNALLIDYFHNITK